A single Vespula vulgaris chromosome 3, iyVesVulg1.1, whole genome shotgun sequence DNA region contains:
- the LOC127062099 gene encoding protein suppressor of sable isoform X3 — protein sequence MMMLKDLVMVSNNDNDLEDGEIPSDEDDEPVTRPQVEITESVKPSPKQDVSKNKNFDSKFNKNKKQPIQGTTAKHDRYLKYKSPTEDWAGDVEKAIRAALEEDGNRNTDSKSKNKTNRNKSRKRVRDERDEDRSKDQKKRKLSDEENGNEDDDEMVFVRGASPIRKDSQDNSSPRHTNDHENFDSNSDYEERSNINRHRENENKRGGNGRGGRRGGKNERGGKNKGRGQLRNERNGRRIQTAEHGQDPESICLYYMQGKCHRGDDCPFSHNALPPRKMELCKFYLMDCCAKRDKCLYMHHDFPCKFFHTGLKCNQGDNCKFSHQPLNEQVKGILLKHLETAPKEILGDFPRLSRERAMLMINNTATALAQGQDTTNQKIPSLFELNVPAPINALDKNENKDEKEETSNQQKSTVRERKPSGKKTRWGSDEDRVPYEQIMLLQSANELGLQLPNAALGLATQQQLQQTQILQPCVPSMDFYTETNADSNKTNVNKSKDDFPKEVQEDEILAQVRYTAKRKTTSTNENSKDIDLRELLKGSKKPPPVVSIADEVANLSKSKVDEESDQDDETELVIEMPVEDDDKEKVVEPRKESSTSNEQSNISNVASPSTEEQEVPSHLPKKAQELFLRIQQQQRAAQDSFKNVEDENNARSTDQILEDWYSDDDDDDDGGNLTIVLSSKDASKEEPEPSEKAQNVIVKEQFQSASSAPSIPQPAVIVDKLGDLSKIDISAEVSKLLSSLKAQSSTNGKTLQTQQNNTINTQESSASKMKSTQDTNNSTTEYNPTTKTTKNSTFGISSQISKVENETSSPRSSPGTSSTVTPASRDPRMSRDPRQRRDEQKPSSPSRIDPKKETKHLRLETSIYSSGITAVDTNMDTDLRTRADQDLRRKDMDFRQRFQTGFGDTDLRVVGAGFTDTSTKSDVDLRQMLSLPFKPAPSHIPCTEIDASYNSHPPMTYKVYVVDIPRPDYTGLKLTKNDPQVKYDPRLRKIFRVSKAEIADSPMSPPPMKPDTPKSPPQIRSDPRRKALEVSNQSSQNVSASMIQGASQQSMEMPNMALGPPGMPVTQNMPGSQNMMTISSNAMLGNMGPMGPMMNSPMGPQNMPPMSMTNMPNMPPTMNMNGPVMSQSQMNYDPRYNAQRNNGAGLLGPAPGVGFGPDVAPTYDGPPPYSGGNFNNFGPNSGPADPSLMGFNPNGPNPPNFVMDSGPDWNGANQNRRGGRVRRRHRNRTNIVTNN from the exons ATGATGATGTTAAAGGACTTAGTTATGGTGAG taataatgataatgacttGGAAGATGGAGAAATTCCTTCCGATGAAGATGACGAGCCAGTTACTCGTCCACAGGTCGAAATAACTGAATCTGTTAAGCCATCTCCAAAACAAGATGtatcaaagaataaaaattttgattctaagtttaataagaacaaaaagcAGCCTATTCAAGGAACAACTGCTAAACACGATAGATACTTAAAGTATAAAAGTCCAACAGAGGATTGGGCAGGCGATGTAGAAAAAGCTATTAGAGCAGCTCTTGAGGAAGATGGGAATAGAAATACAGATTCAAAATCAAAGAACAAAACTAATAGGAATAAGAGTAGGAAAAGAGTACGCGATGAGCGAGATGAAGATCGTTCAAAAGATCAAAAG aaacgaaaattaaGCGATGAAGAGAATGGtaatgaagatgatgatgaaatGGTTTTTGTTCGAGGTGCATCTCCTATTAGAAAAGATTCTCAAGATAATAGTTCTCCTAGACATACTAACGATCATGAAAATTTTGATAGTAATTCTGATTATGAAGAAAGATCCAACATAAATCGAcatagagaaaatgagaataaGCGTGGTGGTAATGGAAGAGGAG gtCGTAGAGGTGGAAAAAATGAACGCGGTGGAAAAAATAAAGGCCGTGGGCAATTgaggaatgaaagaaacggACGAAGAATTCAAACCGCTGAACATGGACAAGATCCTGAATCCATATGTTTGTATTACATGCAAGGAAAATGTCACAGAGGAGATGATTGTCCTTTCTCACATAATGCTTTACCTCCCAGAAAGATGGAACTATGCAAGTTTTATCTTATGGACTGTTGTGCTAAAAGGGACAAATGTCTTTACATGCACCATGACTTTCCATGCAAGTTCTTCCATACTGGTTTGAAATGTAACCAAGGTGATAACTGTAAATTTTCGCATCAACCTTTAAACGAGCAg GTAAAAGGAATTCTTTTGAAACATCTTGAAACTGCACCAAAAGAAATTCTTGGGGATTTTCCACGTTTgagtagagaaagagcaatgttaatgataaataatacagCTACAGCACTCGCCCAAGGACAAGATACAACGAATCAGAAAATTCCTAGTTTATTTGAATTGAATGTACCTGCACCAATAAATGCTTTagacaaaaatgaaaacaagGATGAAAAag aggAAACATCCAATCAACAGAAAAGTACTGTTAGGGAAAGAAAACCTTCTGGAAAAAAGACACGTTGGGGATCCGACGAAGACAGAGTACCATATGAACAAATTATGTTACTACAATCAGCCAATGAACTCGGTCTTCAATTGCCTAATGCAGCTTTAGGTTTAGCGACTCAGCAGCAATTGCAACAAACTCAAATATTGCAACCATGTGTTCCAAGCATGGATTTTTACACTGAAACTAATGCAGATTCtaataaaacaaatgtaaataaatcgaaagatgATTTTCCAAAGGAGGTACAAGAAGATGAAATTTTAGCACAAGTAAGATACACG gcaaaaagaaaaactacaTCCACTAATGAGAATTCAAAGGATATAGATTTGAGGGAGTTATTAAAAGGTTCAAAAAAACCACCACCTGTGGTTAGTATAGCTGATGAAGTTGCAAATCTTAGTAAATCGAAAGTTGATGAAGAAAGTGATCAAGATGATGAAACCGAGCTTGTCATTGAAATGCCAGTTGAAGATgacgataaagagaaagttGTAGAACCACGAAAAG AATCATCGACATCAAACGAACAAAGCAATATTTCGAATGTAGCTTCACCTTCCACAGAAGAACAAGAAGTTCCATCCCATTTACCAAAAAAGGctcaagaattatttttacgtatcCAGCAGCAACAACGTGCTGCACAGGATAGTTTTAAAAATGTGGAAGATGAGAACAATGCACGTAGTACAGATCAGATTTTAGAAGATTGGTATTcggatgacgatgacgatgacgatggtgGTAATTTAACAATAGTACTTTCTTCGAAAGATGCGTCAAAAGAAGAACCTGAACCATCTGAAAAGGCTCAAAATGTTATTGTAAAAGAACAATTTCAATCTGCATCTTCGGCACCAAGTATACCTCAACCAGCAGTTATTGTAGATAAACTTGGAGACTTAAGTAAAATCGATATAAGTGCAGAAGTATCTAAATTGTTATCGTCTCTTAAGGCACAAAGTTCAACAAATGGTAAAACTCTACAAACTCAACAGAATAACACTATAAATACGCAAGAATCTTCAGCTTCAAAAATGAAATCTACACAAGATACAAATAATTCTACAACTGAATACAATCCTACGACTAAAACTACTAAAAATTCTACGTTTGGTATTTCAAGTCAAATTTCTAAGGTTGAAAATGAAACCTCAAGTCCTAGATCGTCACCTGGTACAAGTTCGACGGTAACTCCTGCATCTAGAGATCCTCGAATGTCCAGAGATCCTCGACAACGTCGAGATGAACAGAAACCAAGCAGTCCAAGTAGGATAGATCctaaaaaggaaacgaaacatCTTAGGTTAGAAACAAGTATCTACAGTTCTGGTATTACAGCTGTAGACACTAATATGGATACAGACCTTAGAACTAGGGCAGATCAAGATCTTCGAAGGAAAGACATGGATTTTAGACAACGTTTCCAAACTGGTTTTGGAGATACAGATCTTAGAGTAGTTGGTGCAGGATTTACAGATACATCCACTAAATCGGACGTTGATCTGCGACAAATGTTAAGTTTACCATTCAAACCAGCTCCTTCACATATCCCATGCACCGAAATAGATGCAAGTTACAATTCCCATCCTCCAATGACTTACAAAGTATATGTCGTTGACATACCAAGACCTGATTATACAGGTTTAAAGCTCACGAAAAATGACCCACAAGTGAAATACGATCCACgtcttagaaaaatttttcgtgTTAGTAAAGCCGAAATAGCTGATTCTCCTATGTCTCCGCCACCAATGAAGCCAGACACGCCAAAATCACCTCCGCAAATTCGATCTGATCCACGAAGAAAAGCGCTCGAAGTTTCTAATCAATCCTCACAGAATGTTAGTGCTTCCATGATACAAGGTGCTTCGCAACAATCGATGGAAATGCCTAATATGGCTCTTGGTCCCCCTGGTATGCCTGTTACACAAAATATGCCAGGATCACAAAATATGATGACTATATCATCAAATGCAATGCTTGGAAATATGGGACCCATGGGTCCCATGATGAATTCTCCTATGGGTCCACAAAATATGCCTCCAATGAGTATGACCAATATGCCAAACATGCCACCAACAATGAATATGAATGGACCAGTCATGTCACAAAGTCAAATGAACTATGATCCACGTTACAATGCACAACGCAATAACGGAGCTGGACTTTTAGGTCCTGCTCCTGGTGTAGGTTTTGGACCTGATGTTGCTCCTACGTATGATGGCCCTCCCCCATATTCTGGTGGTAATTTCAACAATTTTGGTCCAAATTCTGGCCCTGCAGATCCTAGTTTAATGGGTTTCAATCCAAATGGGCCAAATCCTCCAAATTTTGTTATGGATAGTGGTCCTGATTGGAATGGTGCAAATCAGAATAGACGTGGCGGTCGTGTTAGAAGACGACATCGTAACAGGACCAACATTGTGACCAATAATTAA
- the LOC127062099 gene encoding protein suppressor of sable isoform X4 → MISNNDNDLEDGEIPSDEDDEPVTRPQVEITESVKPSPKQDVSKNKNFDSKFNKNKKQPIQGTTAKHDRYLKYKSPTEDWAGDVEKAIRAALEEDGNRNTDSKSKNKTNRNKSRKRVRDERDEDRSKDQKKRKLSDEENGNEDDDEMVFVRGASPIRKDSQDNSSPRHTNDHENFDSNSDYEERSNINRHRENENKRGGNGRGGRRGGKNERGGKNKGRGQLRNERNGRRIQTAEHGQDPESICLYYMQGKCHRGDDCPFSHNALPPRKMELCKFYLMDCCAKRDKCLYMHHDFPCKFFHTGLKCNQGDNCKFSHQPLNEQVKGILLKHLETAPKEILGDFPRLSRERAMLMINNTATALAQGQDTTNQKIPSLFELNVPAPINALDKNENKDEKEETSNQQKSTVRERKPSGKKTRWGSDEDRVPYEQIMLLQSANELGLQLPNAALGLATQQQLQQTQILQPCVPSMDFYTETNADSNKTNVNKSKDDFPKEVQEDEILAQVRYTAKRKTTSTNENSKDIDLRELLKGSKKPPPVVSIADEVANLSKSKVDEESDQDDETELVIEMPVEDDDKEKVVEPRKESSTSNEQSNISNVASPSTEEQEVPSHLPKKAQELFLRIQQQQRAAQDSFKNVEDENNARSTDQILEDWYSDDDDDDDGGNLTIVLSSKDASKEEPEPSEKAQNVIVKEQFQSASSAPSIPQPAVIVDKLGDLSKIDISAEVSKLLSSLKAQSSTNGKTLQTQQNNTINTQESSASKMKSTQDTNNSTTEYNPTTKTTKNSTFGISSQISKVENETSSPRSSPGTSSTVTPASRDPRMSRDPRQRRDEQKPSSPSRIDPKKETKHLRLETSIYSSGITAVDTNMDTDLRTRADQDLRRKDMDFRQRFQTGFGDTDLRVVGAGFTDTSTKSDVDLRQMLSLPFKPAPSHIPCTEIDASYNSHPPMTYKVYVVDIPRPDYTGLKLTKNDPQVKYDPRLRKIFRVSKAEIADSPMSPPPMKPDTPKSPPQIRSDPRRKALEVSNQSSQNVSASMIQGASQQSMEMPNMALGPPGMPVTQNMPGSQNMMTISSNAMLGNMGPMGPMMNSPMGPQNMPPMSMTNMPNMPPTMNMNGPVMSQSQMNYDPRYNAQRNNGAGLLGPAPGVGFGPDVAPTYDGPPPYSGGNFNNFGPNSGPADPSLMGFNPNGPNPPNFVMDSGPDWNGANQNRRGGRVRRRHRNRTNIVTNN, encoded by the exons atgataag taataatgataatgacttGGAAGATGGAGAAATTCCTTCCGATGAAGATGACGAGCCAGTTACTCGTCCACAGGTCGAAATAACTGAATCTGTTAAGCCATCTCCAAAACAAGATGtatcaaagaataaaaattttgattctaagtttaataagaacaaaaagcAGCCTATTCAAGGAACAACTGCTAAACACGATAGATACTTAAAGTATAAAAGTCCAACAGAGGATTGGGCAGGCGATGTAGAAAAAGCTATTAGAGCAGCTCTTGAGGAAGATGGGAATAGAAATACAGATTCAAAATCAAAGAACAAAACTAATAGGAATAAGAGTAGGAAAAGAGTACGCGATGAGCGAGATGAAGATCGTTCAAAAGATCAAAAG aaacgaaaattaaGCGATGAAGAGAATGGtaatgaagatgatgatgaaatGGTTTTTGTTCGAGGTGCATCTCCTATTAGAAAAGATTCTCAAGATAATAGTTCTCCTAGACATACTAACGATCATGAAAATTTTGATAGTAATTCTGATTATGAAGAAAGATCCAACATAAATCGAcatagagaaaatgagaataaGCGTGGTGGTAATGGAAGAGGAG gtCGTAGAGGTGGAAAAAATGAACGCGGTGGAAAAAATAAAGGCCGTGGGCAATTgaggaatgaaagaaacggACGAAGAATTCAAACCGCTGAACATGGACAAGATCCTGAATCCATATGTTTGTATTACATGCAAGGAAAATGTCACAGAGGAGATGATTGTCCTTTCTCACATAATGCTTTACCTCCCAGAAAGATGGAACTATGCAAGTTTTATCTTATGGACTGTTGTGCTAAAAGGGACAAATGTCTTTACATGCACCATGACTTTCCATGCAAGTTCTTCCATACTGGTTTGAAATGTAACCAAGGTGATAACTGTAAATTTTCGCATCAACCTTTAAACGAGCAg GTAAAAGGAATTCTTTTGAAACATCTTGAAACTGCACCAAAAGAAATTCTTGGGGATTTTCCACGTTTgagtagagaaagagcaatgttaatgataaataatacagCTACAGCACTCGCCCAAGGACAAGATACAACGAATCAGAAAATTCCTAGTTTATTTGAATTGAATGTACCTGCACCAATAAATGCTTTagacaaaaatgaaaacaagGATGAAAAag aggAAACATCCAATCAACAGAAAAGTACTGTTAGGGAAAGAAAACCTTCTGGAAAAAAGACACGTTGGGGATCCGACGAAGACAGAGTACCATATGAACAAATTATGTTACTACAATCAGCCAATGAACTCGGTCTTCAATTGCCTAATGCAGCTTTAGGTTTAGCGACTCAGCAGCAATTGCAACAAACTCAAATATTGCAACCATGTGTTCCAAGCATGGATTTTTACACTGAAACTAATGCAGATTCtaataaaacaaatgtaaataaatcgaaagatgATTTTCCAAAGGAGGTACAAGAAGATGAAATTTTAGCACAAGTAAGATACACG gcaaaaagaaaaactacaTCCACTAATGAGAATTCAAAGGATATAGATTTGAGGGAGTTATTAAAAGGTTCAAAAAAACCACCACCTGTGGTTAGTATAGCTGATGAAGTTGCAAATCTTAGTAAATCGAAAGTTGATGAAGAAAGTGATCAAGATGATGAAACCGAGCTTGTCATTGAAATGCCAGTTGAAGATgacgataaagagaaagttGTAGAACCACGAAAAG AATCATCGACATCAAACGAACAAAGCAATATTTCGAATGTAGCTTCACCTTCCACAGAAGAACAAGAAGTTCCATCCCATTTACCAAAAAAGGctcaagaattatttttacgtatcCAGCAGCAACAACGTGCTGCACAGGATAGTTTTAAAAATGTGGAAGATGAGAACAATGCACGTAGTACAGATCAGATTTTAGAAGATTGGTATTcggatgacgatgacgatgacgatggtgGTAATTTAACAATAGTACTTTCTTCGAAAGATGCGTCAAAAGAAGAACCTGAACCATCTGAAAAGGCTCAAAATGTTATTGTAAAAGAACAATTTCAATCTGCATCTTCGGCACCAAGTATACCTCAACCAGCAGTTATTGTAGATAAACTTGGAGACTTAAGTAAAATCGATATAAGTGCAGAAGTATCTAAATTGTTATCGTCTCTTAAGGCACAAAGTTCAACAAATGGTAAAACTCTACAAACTCAACAGAATAACACTATAAATACGCAAGAATCTTCAGCTTCAAAAATGAAATCTACACAAGATACAAATAATTCTACAACTGAATACAATCCTACGACTAAAACTACTAAAAATTCTACGTTTGGTATTTCAAGTCAAATTTCTAAGGTTGAAAATGAAACCTCAAGTCCTAGATCGTCACCTGGTACAAGTTCGACGGTAACTCCTGCATCTAGAGATCCTCGAATGTCCAGAGATCCTCGACAACGTCGAGATGAACAGAAACCAAGCAGTCCAAGTAGGATAGATCctaaaaaggaaacgaaacatCTTAGGTTAGAAACAAGTATCTACAGTTCTGGTATTACAGCTGTAGACACTAATATGGATACAGACCTTAGAACTAGGGCAGATCAAGATCTTCGAAGGAAAGACATGGATTTTAGACAACGTTTCCAAACTGGTTTTGGAGATACAGATCTTAGAGTAGTTGGTGCAGGATTTACAGATACATCCACTAAATCGGACGTTGATCTGCGACAAATGTTAAGTTTACCATTCAAACCAGCTCCTTCACATATCCCATGCACCGAAATAGATGCAAGTTACAATTCCCATCCTCCAATGACTTACAAAGTATATGTCGTTGACATACCAAGACCTGATTATACAGGTTTAAAGCTCACGAAAAATGACCCACAAGTGAAATACGATCCACgtcttagaaaaatttttcgtgTTAGTAAAGCCGAAATAGCTGATTCTCCTATGTCTCCGCCACCAATGAAGCCAGACACGCCAAAATCACCTCCGCAAATTCGATCTGATCCACGAAGAAAAGCGCTCGAAGTTTCTAATCAATCCTCACAGAATGTTAGTGCTTCCATGATACAAGGTGCTTCGCAACAATCGATGGAAATGCCTAATATGGCTCTTGGTCCCCCTGGTATGCCTGTTACACAAAATATGCCAGGATCACAAAATATGATGACTATATCATCAAATGCAATGCTTGGAAATATGGGACCCATGGGTCCCATGATGAATTCTCCTATGGGTCCACAAAATATGCCTCCAATGAGTATGACCAATATGCCAAACATGCCACCAACAATGAATATGAATGGACCAGTCATGTCACAAAGTCAAATGAACTATGATCCACGTTACAATGCACAACGCAATAACGGAGCTGGACTTTTAGGTCCTGCTCCTGGTGTAGGTTTTGGACCTGATGTTGCTCCTACGTATGATGGCCCTCCCCCATATTCTGGTGGTAATTTCAACAATTTTGGTCCAAATTCTGGCCCTGCAGATCCTAGTTTAATGGGTTTCAATCCAAATGGGCCAAATCCTCCAAATTTTGTTATGGATAGTGGTCCTGATTGGAATGGTGCAAATCAGAATAGACGTGGCGGTCGTGTTAGAAGACGACATCGTAACAGGACCAACATTGTGACCAATAATTAA